The following are encoded in a window of Penaeus monodon isolate SGIC_2016 chromosome 9, NSTDA_Pmon_1, whole genome shotgun sequence genomic DNA:
- the LOC119576538 gene encoding cuticle protein AM1199-like gives MKTKLITLALLVALADNPSFSYNAPASRPSAPVRLVEIVRDDRIHPAADSSYTFDVETEDGIVRHEAGGPGAQQGSVSCIFFIGQVSDLQFVANANGYKPQSPFQPVAPALPHSIPAHALEQIERGLLEYKACARGELRDPSSQGHSIPS, from the exons atgaaaacaaaactc ATCACGTTGGCGTTGCTCGTGGCTCTGGCTGACAATCCATCTTTCTCCTACAACGCTC CTGCATCCCGCCCATCCGCCCCCGTCAGACTCGTCGAAATCGTCCGCGACGATCGAATCCATCCTGCTGCTGACAGCTCTTACACCTTCGACGTCGAGACCGAGGATGGCATCGTCAGGCACGAGGCTGGTGGCCCAGGTGCTCAACAAGGCTCAGTTAGTTGT atattttttatcgGCCAAGTGTCCGACCTCCAGTTCGTCGCCAACGCCAACGGTTATAAGCCTCAATCGCCCTTCCAGCCTGTGGCTCCTGCTCTCCCCCACTCCattcccgcccacgccctcgagcAGATCGAGCGAGGGCTACTTGAGTATAAAGCTTGCGCCCGCGGAGAACTGCGCGACCCATCCAGCCAGGGTCACTCCATTCCCTCATAA